CCCAGGCGCACCTGGGAGGCGATGAACTCGTAGTTCTTCCCGCGTCGATCCTGGCCTGCCGCGAACCGGGACAGCGCGGCCCAGTGCGGGTAGAGCTGATTCTTGTCCACGAAGGTATCCCACCACCAGGGCATCGCGTTGCCGGCGAAGGGCATGGTGAAGGCGAGCCAGAGGCCCGCGTGCAGGTGCACGCCGCGCGTGTCGCCGAGATCGTCGGCGGGCTTGACGCCAGCAGAAAACTCCCCGATGAACATCGGCTTGCGCAGCTTGCGGTAGGTGAGGTACGCGCTCTGGAACTGACGGGCCAGGTCGCGCGTGTAGAGGTGGATGGGGATGAAGTCGATCTCGGGCAGCTCGAAGAGCGCCGTGTGGCGGCCCGGGGTGCACACGCTGGTGGTGATCAGGTGCCCGTGGCCGTCCGCCTTCCTCAGGTGCGCGGCCATTTCGCGGTGCCAGGCCACCAGGTCGCTCTCGCGGTCGCACTTGGCCAGGTCGGCCTCGTTCCACAGTTCCCAGGCGAAGAGGGCCGTCGAACTGCCCCAGCGCGCCGCCACGTACTCGAGGAAGCGCTTGTGCAGGTCCTTGGCCTTGCCGTCGGTGAAGAAGTCGCTGGCGAAGGCGCAGGGCCCCCCGTTCGCCGCATTGTAGGGGTTCTTGTCCCACGAGGCGTCTTGCATGCCGTGGTAGCGCAGCACGAGTTGCACGTAGATGCCGCGGTCCCTGCACTGCTCCAGGAGCGAGTCGAGGGCTTTGGCCACCTGGAGGTCGTATTTCCCGGCCTCCTGGGGGTCCTCGAGCTGGAGGTTCCAGGGGCAGAGCCACACTCGAATGTAGTTGCCGCCGTACTTCTGGATCGCGGTAAGGTAATGGTCGTAGTTGGAGGCCCAACAGACGTTCTGGCCCAGGGGATAGTAGAAGCGGCCGTCGTCGAACTCGAAGTACTGCGGGTCGCTCTTGGAGATGCGAATGAAGCCGGGCCGCGCTGCGGCGCCGGCGTCCTGCTGACGGCACAGGAACTGGTAGGTCTTCGAGGTCGTCTCGCCGCCGGCATCCTTGACGGTGACGTCGTAGCGCCACAGCCCGACCTCGGTGGGGGTGAACCGGAGGCGCCAGAGGGGTTTGCCGCTGGCCTCGTCGGTGTCGTAGACGAACCCCTTCACTTCGGTGCGCTTCCCCGACGGGGCGAGGAACGAGGCGAAGAGGTCCACCTCGGACCGGTCGAAGAAGTTCTGGTAGGTGGCGTTGAACGCGATGGCGAGTTCGAGGGTCTCGAAGCGCTCGACGGTCTGCGCGGAGGCCGTGAGGGTGCGGAGCGTGGGCCGCGAACTCGCACCGATCTGGTCGGCGGGACGGTCGAAGCGCAGGTTGTCCACGTGGACCGTGCCCTCCTTCTCGGCGCGTTCGCGGAAGATGAGGCTCACGCGGGTCACACGGTCGCGGCTCCAGGACCAGGACGTGCCCCACGGCCCCTTCTCGGCAAGCGAGAGGTCGGCCAGAGCGAAGGTGACGTCACGGTTCCAGCCGTTGGCGAGCGGCGTTGGCGGGGTGGTGAAGAGCGAGGCGTCGTAGCCGGCGCGAAGGCCCAGCACGAGGTCCAGCGGCCCGCCCTCGTTGTAGACGTCCGCGCGGAAGGTCGTCGCGTTGGTGAGGTCGAGTTTCACCTCGCGGCGCAGCTCGAAGTTGCCCTTGCCGAATGCTTTCCAGGCCGCCTTGAGAGCTTTCTGGCCTTCTGAGACCCGCTCGTCCGACAGCGAGAGCGTGGCGTGGTCGGCCGCGCTCTCCACGGCCCATGCGTTCGCCTCCTCGAACCCATCGAAGAGGTGGAAGGCCGTGGCCGTCTCGCCCAGCGGCTCCTCCACCCTCGGGGCCGTGTCGGACGCAGCCGCGCCGGAACCCGTGCCGCCCAGGTCCGGGCCGCGCCCGAGGTCCCAGGCCGGCGCGCCGGACTGATCATACGTGCCTCTGGCCGAGGGGGCCGAGGGGGAGGTCGTCCCCGTGCCGGGCCGCCACGGGGCGTGGCCCTCTGCGTCCATGCTCGTGTCTTCGGAGGCGCCGCGGGCCGAGGTCTCCGTGCCGTAGTCGGCGGCGGATGGGGCGGTGGCGTCTGCCGGCCTGGGCGGCTCGGCGGCCCTGGGTGCCGCCGGCGTGGCCGGGGCTGATGTCGAAGCGGTCGCCGCCTTGCCTGGCTCGTCCGTCCGAGCGGCCTTGGCGGCATCCTCCCTCCCGAAGCGGGGCGAGGTGCGGCCCACCCAGAAGGCGCCCAGCGTCACCAGAAGGGCCATGAACAACCAGAAGGCAGACGCCCTCCGACTCATTCGGCAAGCCTCCAAACCTGGGGAGTCCGTCTGTCAGCGCCCGCGAGGCCACGGGGCCTGGCTGCCTCTATTCTAGCCCGGATCCCACGGGTTTGCAATCTTCCCGCGCCGAGGGCTCCTCGAGCAAACGACGCGGAACCTTTTCGGACGGCGCCTTGTAGTATGCTTGGGGGAGACACCACGCTGACGAAAGGAAAGGAAGCGAAGCAATGAGCGCGAAGTCGGCTGCCGTGGTTGCCCTGGCGCTGTCGGCCGCTGTCTCGTTCACCGGCGAACCCGCCGAGCCGACCACCCTCGAGAAGCTCGTGCCCGCCGATGCAGTGGCCCTCGTGCAAGCCACGGATGTGGGCAGGCTGGCCGCGGCCTTCGACCAGAGCGCCCTGGCTGAGGCCGTGAAGGCGTCGCGACTGTTGAGCTACCTCCGCACGGCGGGAGGCGCCGCCGCCGACTTTGCGGCCACGCTGCTCTCAGGTCTGCCCGCCGCCGAGTTCCGCGCGTGCCTGGGCTCGCACGCGGCCCTCGCGCTCCTGGACTTCACGGACGCGGCCGACCTGCGCCAGCGGGTGCCACTCGTGCTTCTGGCCGAGATGGCCGACGCGAAACGAATGGAGGGGCAACTCCTTGCACAACTCCAGCTCCTGGGCCTCCTGCGCGGCGACATCGCCATCACACGGCAGGAGCAGGCGGGAGCCACGGTGCACGAGCTGGGTCTGCCCAACGGCGCCCGCCTTGCATTCGCTTTCCGGGACGGCGTGCTCATCGCGGGCGGACACGAGGGGGTGAGCGCCCTTCTCGCCACGCTCGCTGCTGGCAAGCCGCGCCTCGTGGCCGACCCCACCTATCAGGCCGTTCGCCAGGGGCTGGCCACGCCGGCGGGCCTGGTCGCCTACGCGAACCTGCGGGCACTGCTTCAGCGGCTCGCCCCGGGGGCCGACCCCGCACAGATCAGGCCGCTACAGGTCTTGGGCATCGGGGGCGCACAGGCCGTGGGCCTGGCCATGGACTTCAGCGGGCGCCAGCTCCGCGAGAGGCTGTTCCTCCGCCTCGAAGGCCCGCCGGCCGGGCTCCTGCGCCTGCTCACGGCCGGCGAGCCGGCCGCAACAGCCGCGGGCCAGTTCGTGCCGCAGGGCTACACCGCCGTCCTCTCCATGGCCGCGCGCGATGTGGGCCTCTGGGACCGCCTCCGCACCGCGCTGATGGACATCCAGGGCCCCGCCGCCGCCGACTTCCTGGAGACGGTGGGCACTCACCTCGAACAGCAGCTCGGCATCCATCCGAAGAAAGGCCTCTTCGACACGCTCGGCGATGAGCTGTTCCTGGCCATAGACCTCACCCAGTTGCCGAAGTTCTACGGCGCCGGCCACCAGCCGAAGCCGCAGGAGGTGCCGCTCCTGCTCGGCGCGCGCCTCCGCGACGAGGCCACGCTGAAGGAGACCTCCGACCGCATCGCCGGCAACCAGCCGCTCTGGGAGAAGGGCATCCAGCGCACCGCGACCCACTACGACGGCACCAGCGTCTACACGTTCCGCCTGCCGATGAACCCCGAGTTGCGCCTCTCGCACGCCGTAGTCAAGGACCGGTTCCTCTTCTCGCTGCGGCCCGACCCCATCGTCGCGGCCTTGACCGCGCACAAAGCGGGCAAGGTGTTCGCCCCAGCAGAGTCGGCGCCCGCCCACCTCACGCTCCAGGTCAACGACGCCCAGCTCCTCGCCGCCATCCTGGCCTGCATCCGCAGCGACCTGCCCGAGGCCGCGGCGCCGCTGCTCTCCGAGGCCGACAAGGTCTTCGCCAGCCTCCACGGCTACCGCGCCACCCTGCGCCGCCAGCCCGACGGCGTGGCGTTCGAGGCCTGCTCCGACATTGGCACTGCGGGAACTCTCCTCGCCGCCCTGCTGATGTTCGATCAGGGCAACGCCATCATCGCCCGGCGCGTGGAGTCCGACTTCGACCAGATCGGCGCGGCCCTGGAAGCCTACCGAGCGAAGCGCGGAGCGTATCCCGAGACCCTGGACCAGCTCGTGCCCGATTTCCTCCCCGCCCTGGCCAACGACCGCTTCGAGCCGGCCCGCCCCTATGGCTACAGTCGCGGCCGCCCAGGGGCCGACGGCCAGTTCCCCGATGCCTGGCTCCTCACCAGCGTCGGCCCCGACAAGCGCCCCGACATCCCCGTCGAGCAGTTCGACCCGCCCGTCTGGTCGGCCCGACGCCACACGCAGGACCCCGAGGAGATCGAGCGGATCAAGCGCGTCGTCTACCGCTTCCGCCCCGAGCAGTTCCCCGACGAGCGCAAGAACGACGACGAGGGCGACCTGGTGCGCATGGGCGGCAAGGGCCTCGCCGCGCAGCCCCAGGCCCCCGCGCCCCCGCCCGCCAGAAAGGATGGCGCTACAAAACGCGAGGACTTTTGATATAATCGGGCGCGGGAAGCGTTGGGCTTCCCATCCGTTCACCCCGGCTGTGCGCGAGGAAGCCGATGGACCCCAACGTCCGCGACCGCGAGACCGTGGAGACCACGAGCCCCGCCGAGAGGGCCAACCGCGCCTGGCTCTGCGTCTTCGTAGGCGCGGCGGCCATCGTCCTGCTCGCGGGGGGACTTGCGCTCGCGCTGTCGCCGGCGCTCCGTGCGCGTCTGCTCGGCCGCGGGGCCGCCACCGTGCCCTTGCGCGTGACCTCCACGCCCGAGGGCGCCGAGGTCTTCATTGACGACCACCTCGTGGGCACCACGCCCCTGACCGCACAGGTGACCTCCGGCCCCCACCGCGTGCGCCTGGTGCGCCGCGGCCACAGGCCCTGGCACGAGGAGGTGGATGCGGCCATCACGCCCCAAGTGGCCCCCACGCTGGCCAGCGTGAGGCTCGCCAGGCTCCTCATCGAATCCGAGCCCGACCGCGCCGAGGTGCTCCTCAACGAGGAACGGCGCGGCACCACTCCCCTCGAGATCGCCGACATCGAGGCGGGCACCCATACGCTCCGGGTGGTGAAGGATCCGCTCTACCAGCCGGCCACCCAGCACATCGAGCTCAAGGAGGGCGAGACGCGCCGCATCGTGGTGCACCTGGAGTCGGGCCTCGAGCGCCTCTACGAGGAGCGGATCAAGAAGACGCCCGGCAAGCTGAGCAACTACACCGAGCTGCTGCACCTGCACCTGCTCAACGAGGCGGGGGCGAAGGCCGCCTCCGTCGTGGCTCAGGCGGCCGCCGACCTCAAGAGCGACGAGGTGACGCCCACCGAACTGGGCCAATTCTTCCAGGAGGTCCGCAAGCTCGTCAAAGGCCAGGCGGCCGCCCTCGACGCGGCCAGCCGCGACCAGCTCTTCGCCGCCCTGGCCGGGCTGCTCGAGAAACTCGTCCTCGCCGCTCCCGCCGAATACCCCCGCTACAGCGACCTCGTCGTCCTCCTCTCCCAGGCCGAGCGCTTCGACGACATCTACAAGATCTGCGAGAAAACCGTCGCCCTGCCCACCGGCGGCGGCCTGGTGCACTACTACGTCGCCACCGCCTGCCTCGGCGTGGGCGAGACCACCAGCGCCATTCGCCTGCTCGAACGCGCGGTCCAGCTCAAGCCCGCGCTCTACACGGCCCGCCTCTCGCTCGCCTCCGCCTACCACCGCGCCGAGCGGCTCGACGACGCCCTCCGCCAGTACACCGAGGCCGAGAAGGCCATCGCCAGTGCTGCGCCCTACTACCAGGGCACGCTGCACGTGGGCATCGCCCGCCTCATGGTCTCGCGCAAGGACATTCCCGCCGCCATCGAGCGGTTCAAGAAGGCCATCGCCATCGAGGCCCCGCCCGCCTACCAGTGCCAGTGGCGGCTCCAGTTCGCCGAGCTCCTTCTCGAGCAAGGCAAGAAGAGCGAAGCCACCGAACAGTACAACGCCATCCTCAAGCTCGGCCCCGAGACCGACGCCGGCTACACCGCCCGCCGTGCCCTCCGCCGCCTCGGCGACAAATAGGGCTCATCAGAGTTTGGCGATCCTGACGTAGCAGCCGCTGGGGAGCCTGGGACGGCGCCTGCGGCGCCGGCGAGACCTCACCATAACCCTCTATGCCGCAACGCCTTATGCCCTCCGGCCACCCCCGCCCTCATACTTGCTCATCCCGCAGATGAGCGAATATGG
This window of the Planctomycetota bacterium genome carries:
- a CDS encoding DUF3352 domain-containing protein — encoded protein: MSAKSAAVVALALSAAVSFTGEPAEPTTLEKLVPADAVALVQATDVGRLAAAFDQSALAEAVKASRLLSYLRTAGGAAADFAATLLSGLPAAEFRACLGSHAALALLDFTDAADLRQRVPLVLLAEMADAKRMEGQLLAQLQLLGLLRGDIAITRQEQAGATVHELGLPNGARLAFAFRDGVLIAGGHEGVSALLATLAAGKPRLVADPTYQAVRQGLATPAGLVAYANLRALLQRLAPGADPAQIRPLQVLGIGGAQAVGLAMDFSGRQLRERLFLRLEGPPAGLLRLLTAGEPAATAAGQFVPQGYTAVLSMAARDVGLWDRLRTALMDIQGPAAADFLETVGTHLEQQLGIHPKKGLFDTLGDELFLAIDLTQLPKFYGAGHQPKPQEVPLLLGARLRDEATLKETSDRIAGNQPLWEKGIQRTATHYDGTSVYTFRLPMNPELRLSHAVVKDRFLFSLRPDPIVAALTAHKAGKVFAPAESAPAHLTLQVNDAQLLAAILACIRSDLPEAAAPLLSEADKVFASLHGYRATLRRQPDGVAFEACSDIGTAGTLLAALLMFDQGNAIIARRVESDFDQIGAALEAYRAKRGAYPETLDQLVPDFLPALANDRFEPARPYGYSRGRPGADGQFPDAWLLTSVGPDKRPDIPVEQFDPPVWSARRHTQDPEEIERIKRVVYRFRPEQFPDERKNDDEGDLVRMGGKGLAAQPQAPAPPPARKDGATKREDF
- a CDS encoding DUF5060 domain-containing protein; this translates as MSRRASAFWLFMALLVTLGAFWVGRTSPRFGREDAAKAARTDEPGKAATASTSAPATPAAPRAAEPPRPADATAPSAADYGTETSARGASEDTSMDAEGHAPWRPGTGTTSPSAPSARGTYDQSGAPAWDLGRGPDLGGTGSGAAASDTAPRVEEPLGETATAFHLFDGFEEANAWAVESAADHATLSLSDERVSEGQKALKAAWKAFGKGNFELRREVKLDLTNATTFRADVYNEGGPLDLVLGLRAGYDASLFTTPPTPLANGWNRDVTFALADLSLAEKGPWGTSWSWSRDRVTRVSLIFRERAEKEGTVHVDNLRFDRPADQIGASSRPTLRTLTASAQTVERFETLELAIAFNATYQNFFDRSEVDLFASFLAPSGKRTEVKGFVYDTDEASGKPLWRLRFTPTEVGLWRYDVTVKDAGGETTSKTYQFLCRQQDAGAAARPGFIRISKSDPQYFEFDDGRFYYPLGQNVCWASNYDHYLTAIQKYGGNYIRVWLCPWNLQLEDPQEAGKYDLQVAKALDSLLEQCRDRGIYVQLVLRYHGMQDASWDKNPYNAANGGPCAFASDFFTDGKAKDLHKRFLEYVAARWGSSTALFAWELWNEADLAKCDRESDLVAWHREMAAHLRKADGHGHLITTSVCTPGRHTALFELPEIDFIPIHLYTRDLARQFQSAYLTYRKLRKPMFIGEFSAGVKPADDLGDTRGVHLHAGLWLAFTMPFAGNAMPWWWDTFVDKNQLYPHWAALSRFAAGQDRRGKNYEFIASQVRLGDASAQGEAAGVASLQAMVAPSEAFLFVYDEARILRPELAERPLLFAERPVRLRGLLGGAFRVEVWDAVEGKAMSESTVRAEEGTVSFILPKSSRPLAVRVAREEPAKSLPRIEW
- a CDS encoding PEGA domain-containing protein, producing MDPNVRDRETVETTSPAERANRAWLCVFVGAAAIVLLAGGLALALSPALRARLLGRGAATVPLRVTSTPEGAEVFIDDHLVGTTPLTAQVTSGPHRVRLVRRGHRPWHEEVDAAITPQVAPTLASVRLARLLIESEPDRAEVLLNEERRGTTPLEIADIEAGTHTLRVVKDPLYQPATQHIELKEGETRRIVVHLESGLERLYEERIKKTPGKLSNYTELLHLHLLNEAGAKAASVVAQAAADLKSDEVTPTELGQFFQEVRKLVKGQAAALDAASRDQLFAALAGLLEKLVLAAPAEYPRYSDLVVLLSQAERFDDIYKICEKTVALPTGGGLVHYYVATACLGVGETTSAIRLLERAVQLKPALYTARLSLASAYHRAERLDDALRQYTEAEKAIASAAPYYQGTLHVGIARLMVSRKDIPAAIERFKKAIAIEAPPAYQCQWRLQFAELLLEQGKKSEATEQYNAILKLGPETDAGYTARRALRRLGDK